Proteins encoded by one window of Ramlibacter tataouinensis:
- a CDS encoding pseudouridine synthase, with amino-acid sequence MELQQILFSQGFGTRRVCAGLVQQGLVSVAGQPCTDPSAEFDPQGLRYTVQGQAWTWHEKAYVLLHKPAGYECSQRPSAWPSVYTLLPAPLRQRPQRQGTPGVQAIGRLDQDTTGLLLLSDDGAFIHRLSSPRRQVPKVYLATVRHPIEDAMVQRLRDGVVLDDDPRPVRAAACERLDSHRLQLTLTEGKYHQVKRMVAAAGNRVEQLHRSRIGGLELPTDLAPGQWQWLAAADLERLQAG; translated from the coding sequence ATGGAGTTGCAGCAGATCCTTTTCAGCCAGGGGTTCGGCACGCGGCGCGTGTGTGCCGGGCTGGTGCAGCAGGGGCTGGTCAGCGTCGCCGGCCAGCCTTGCACGGATCCTTCCGCCGAGTTCGACCCGCAAGGCCTGCGCTACACGGTGCAGGGGCAGGCCTGGACCTGGCACGAGAAGGCGTACGTGCTGCTGCACAAGCCGGCCGGCTACGAGTGCTCGCAGCGGCCATCGGCCTGGCCCAGCGTCTACACGCTGCTGCCCGCGCCGCTGCGCCAGCGGCCCCAGCGCCAAGGCACGCCCGGCGTCCAGGCCATCGGGCGGCTGGACCAGGACACCACCGGCTTGCTGCTCCTGAGCGACGACGGGGCCTTCATCCACCGCCTGAGCTCGCCCAGGCGGCAGGTGCCCAAGGTCTACCTCGCAACCGTCCGGCATCCGATCGAGGATGCGATGGTGCAGCGCCTGCGCGACGGCGTGGTGCTGGACGACGATCCTCGGCCGGTGCGCGCCGCTGCCTGCGAGCGGCTGGACAGCCATCGGCTGCAGCTGACGCTGACCGAGGGCAAGTACCACCAGGTCAAGCGCATGGTGGCGGCCGCCGGCAACCGGGTCGAGCAACTGCACCGGTCGCGCATCGGCGGGCTCGAGCTGCCGACGGACCTGGCGCCCGGGCAATGGCAGTGGCTGGCCGCTGCGGATTTGGAGCGCCTGCAGGCGGGGTGA
- a CDS encoding alpha/beta fold hydrolase — MERIEINGVGLEVLRIAGPRGRQPIVFLHEGLGSVAMWRDWPAQVCAASGRAGIVYSRRGYGQSDPVPDVRGTGRLEPDYMHREAWEVLPALLQALELQAPVLLGHSDGGSIALLHASRHPLSACVVMAPHVMVEDISVQSIAQAREAYLQPGLRERLARFHADVDVAFWQWNDAWLDPRFRAFDIREDCRRIEAPVLAIQGVADAYGTLRQIDEIAPTRGPFEQAVLEDCGHSPHRDQPAAVTSRIVDFLAARP, encoded by the coding sequence ATGGAGCGCATCGAAATCAATGGCGTCGGACTGGAGGTCCTGCGCATCGCCGGCCCGCGCGGCAGGCAACCCATCGTTTTCCTGCACGAAGGCCTGGGTTCGGTCGCCATGTGGCGCGACTGGCCGGCGCAGGTGTGCGCGGCCAGCGGTCGAGCCGGCATCGTCTATTCGCGCCGTGGCTATGGCCAATCGGACCCGGTTCCCGACGTGCGCGGCACCGGCCGGCTGGAGCCGGACTACATGCACCGGGAAGCCTGGGAGGTGCTCCCGGCGCTGCTGCAGGCGCTGGAGCTGCAGGCGCCGGTGCTGCTGGGCCACTCCGACGGCGGCAGCATTGCGCTGCTGCACGCCAGCCGCCATCCGCTGTCGGCCTGCGTGGTGATGGCGCCGCACGTGATGGTGGAAGACATCTCGGTGCAGTCGATCGCGCAGGCGCGCGAGGCCTATCTGCAGCCGGGCCTGCGCGAGCGGCTGGCGCGCTTCCATGCCGACGTGGACGTGGCGTTCTGGCAATGGAACGATGCCTGGCTGGACCCGCGCTTCCGCGCCTTCGACATCCGCGAGGACTGCCGGCGCATCGAGGCGCCGGTGCTGGCGATCCAGGGCGTGGCCGATGCCTACGGCACCCTGCGCCAGATCGACGAGATCGCGCCCACCCGCGGCCCATTCGAGCAGGCCGTTCTGGAGGACTGCGGCCACTCCCCGCACCGGGACCAGCCGGCGGCGGTGACGAGCCGGATCGTGGATTTCCTGGCGGCGCGGCCCTGA
- a CDS encoding competence/damage-inducible protein A, whose protein sequence is MNDIPEFGLVIVGDEILSGKRADKHMPKVIELLGARGLQLAWAEYVGDAPERITATLRRAFDSSAVVFSCGGIGATPDDRTRQCAAQALGVPLRLHPEAEALIHERMQDVAREQGTPYEPDRADNVHRLNMGVFPEGARIIPNPYNKIPGFSVGHVHFTPGFPVMAWPMIEWVLDQQYVHLFRPGTWQERSVIVFGSMEAALTPLMEQVERDHPAIRVFSLPSVDHPQYGRHIDLGVKGAPQAVAPAYGQLLEGLKALGAQLGPELVR, encoded by the coding sequence ATGAACGACATTCCCGAATTCGGCCTGGTCATCGTTGGCGACGAGATCCTTTCGGGCAAGCGGGCCGACAAGCACATGCCCAAGGTGATCGAGCTGCTCGGCGCGCGTGGCCTGCAGCTGGCCTGGGCCGAGTACGTGGGCGACGCGCCCGAGCGCATCACGGCCACGCTGCGCCGTGCCTTCGACTCCAGCGCGGTGGTTTTCAGCTGCGGCGGCATCGGCGCGACGCCGGATGACCGCACCCGCCAGTGCGCCGCCCAGGCGCTGGGCGTTCCCCTGCGGCTGCACCCCGAGGCCGAGGCCCTGATCCACGAGCGCATGCAGGACGTCGCGCGCGAGCAGGGCACGCCCTACGAACCCGATCGCGCCGACAACGTGCACCGCCTCAACATGGGCGTGTTCCCCGAGGGCGCCCGCATCATCCCCAACCCGTACAACAAGATTCCCGGATTCAGCGTGGGCCACGTGCACTTCACGCCCGGCTTTCCGGTGATGGCCTGGCCGATGATCGAGTGGGTGCTGGACCAGCAGTACGTCCACCTGTTCCGGCCCGGCACCTGGCAGGAACGCTCGGTCATCGTCTTCGGCTCGATGGAGGCGGCGCTCACGCCGTTGATGGAGCAGGTCGAGCGCGACCACCCGGCCATCCGCGTGTTCAGCCTGCCCAGCGTGGACCATCCGCAGTACGGACGCCACATCGACCTGGGCGTCAAGGGGGCGCCACAGGCCGTTGCCCCCGCCTACGGGCAGCTGCTGGAGGGCCTGAAGGCGCTCGGCGCCCAGCTCGGCCCCGAACTGGTGCGTTAG
- the glnA gene encoding type I glutamate--ammonia ligase, with translation MAAKTVADVMKMVKENEVKFVDFRFTDTRGKEQHVTVPISHFDDDKFSSGHAFDGSSVAGWKGIEASDMLLMPDPDTANIDPFFEETTLILSCDVLEPGDGKAYDRDPRSIAKRAEAYLKASGLGDTAFFGPEPEFFIFDDVRWSAGPNGCFVEIDEYEAPWNTGKKIEGGNKGHRPTTKGGYFPVPPIDSTQDMRAEMSLILEQMGIPVEVFHHEVAGAGQNEIGTRFSTLVKRADWSQLQKYVIHNVANAYGKTATFMPKPIVGDNGSGMHVHQSVWKDGKNLFAGDGYAGLSDFALYYIGGIIKHARALNAITNPGTNSYKRLVPGFEAPVKLAYSSRNRSASIRIPYVANPKGRRIECRFPDPLMNPYLGFAAMLMAGLDGVENKIHPGEAATKDLYHLPPEEDAKIPTVCHSLDQALEYLENDRAFLTKGGVFSDAMIDAYIELKMGEVQRLRMTTHPIEFDMYYSL, from the coding sequence ATGGCAGCCAAGACCGTCGCAGACGTGATGAAGATGGTGAAGGAGAACGAGGTCAAGTTCGTCGACTTCCGCTTCACCGACACCCGCGGCAAGGAGCAGCACGTCACCGTGCCGATCTCCCATTTCGACGACGACAAGTTCAGCTCGGGCCATGCCTTCGACGGTTCCTCCGTCGCCGGCTGGAAGGGCATCGAGGCATCCGACATGCTGCTGATGCCCGATCCCGATACCGCCAACATCGATCCGTTCTTCGAAGAGACCACGCTGATCCTGTCGTGCGACGTGCTGGAGCCCGGCGACGGCAAGGCCTACGACCGCGACCCGCGCTCCATCGCCAAGCGCGCCGAGGCCTACCTCAAGGCCAGCGGCCTGGGCGACACCGCCTTCTTCGGCCCGGAACCCGAGTTCTTCATCTTCGACGACGTGCGCTGGAGCGCCGGGCCGAACGGCTGCTTCGTCGAGATCGACGAGTACGAGGCGCCCTGGAACACCGGCAAGAAGATCGAGGGCGGCAACAAGGGCCACCGGCCGACCACCAAGGGTGGCTACTTCCCGGTGCCGCCGATCGACAGCACCCAGGACATGCGCGCCGAGATGTCGCTGATCCTCGAGCAGATGGGCATCCCGGTCGAGGTGTTCCACCACGAGGTGGCCGGCGCCGGCCAGAACGAGATCGGCACCCGGTTCAGCACCCTGGTCAAGCGCGCCGACTGGAGCCAGCTGCAGAAGTACGTGATCCACAACGTCGCCAACGCCTACGGCAAGACCGCGACCTTCATGCCCAAGCCCATCGTTGGCGACAACGGCTCGGGCATGCACGTGCACCAGTCGGTGTGGAAGGACGGCAAGAACCTGTTCGCCGGCGACGGCTATGCCGGCCTGTCGGACTTCGCCCTGTACTACATCGGCGGCATCATCAAGCACGCCCGCGCGCTCAACGCCATCACCAACCCCGGCACCAACAGCTACAAGCGCCTGGTGCCCGGCTTCGAGGCGCCGGTCAAGCTGGCCTACAGCTCGCGCAACCGCTCGGCCTCGATCCGCATCCCGTACGTGGCCAACCCCAAGGGGCGCCGCATCGAGTGCCGCTTCCCGGACCCGCTGATGAACCCCTACCTGGGCTTCGCGGCCATGCTGATGGCCGGCCTGGACGGGGTGGAGAACAAGATCCACCCGGGCGAGGCTGCCACCAAGGACCTGTACCACCTGCCGCCGGAAGAGGACGCCAAGATCCCGACCGTCTGCCACAGCCTGGACCAGGCGCTGGAGTACCTGGAGAACGACCGCGCCTTCCTGACCAAGGGCGGGGTGTTCAGCGACGCCATGATCGACGCCTACATCGAGCTGAAGATGGGCGAGGTACAGCGCTTGCGCATGACCACCCATCCGATCGAGTTCGACATGTACTACAGCCTCTGA
- the glnL gene encoding nitrogen regulation protein NR(II), protein MTAPRSPKTPASRQARFQAFDLLATLVAVVATDGRVLFANAALEDALGMSRRSIRGSPFPDCFAEPQLLRTALAGVGSNEFATLRYEAGLLRHRSDPLPVHVVVAQTDRPGEAVVELLPLEQQARQEREQRLLDQSQANKELVRNLAHEIRNPLGGIRGAAQLLEMEVQGKDLREYTRVIVHEADRLQALVDRLLDPHRRAPVVGDVNIHEVCERVRALVLAEFPRGLDVVRDYDASLPEFRGDREQLIQAVLNIAHNACQALAERIAAGDAQIVLRTRVARQVTFGRQRYRLALELHVIDNGPGVPPLLKDRIFYPLVSGREGGSGLGLTLAQTIVQQHHGLIECDSVPGRTDFKILIPLP, encoded by the coding sequence TTGACGGCGCCCCGCTCCCCCAAGACCCCCGCCTCGCGCCAGGCCCGCTTCCAGGCCTTCGACCTGCTCGCCACCCTGGTGGCGGTGGTGGCGACCGACGGCCGCGTGCTGTTCGCCAATGCGGCGCTGGAAGACGCGCTGGGCATGTCCCGCCGCAGCATCCGGGGCTCGCCCTTTCCGGATTGCTTTGCCGAGCCGCAGCTGCTGCGCACCGCGCTGGCCGGCGTCGGCAGCAACGAGTTCGCGACCCTGCGCTACGAGGCCGGGCTGCTGCGACATCGCAGCGACCCGCTGCCGGTGCACGTGGTGGTGGCGCAGACCGACCGTCCCGGCGAGGCGGTGGTCGAACTGCTGCCGCTGGAGCAGCAGGCGCGGCAGGAACGCGAGCAGCGCCTGCTCGACCAGTCGCAGGCCAACAAGGAGCTGGTACGCAACCTGGCGCACGAGATCCGCAACCCGCTGGGTGGCATCCGGGGCGCCGCCCAGTTGCTGGAAATGGAGGTCCAGGGCAAGGACCTGAGGGAGTACACCCGCGTCATCGTGCACGAGGCCGACCGGCTGCAGGCACTGGTGGACCGGCTGCTGGATCCGCACCGGCGCGCCCCTGTGGTGGGCGACGTCAACATCCACGAGGTCTGCGAGCGGGTGCGCGCGCTGGTCCTGGCCGAATTCCCCCGCGGGCTCGACGTGGTGCGCGATTACGATGCCTCCTTGCCGGAGTTCCGCGGCGACCGCGAGCAACTGATCCAGGCCGTGCTGAACATCGCCCACAACGCCTGCCAGGCGCTGGCCGAGCGCATCGCGGCCGGCGACGCGCAGATCGTGCTGCGCACCCGGGTCGCGCGCCAGGTGACGTTTGGCCGCCAGCGCTACCGATTGGCACTGGAATTGCATGTGATCGACAACGGGCCGGGCGTGCCCCCGTTGCTGAAGGACCGCATCTTCTATCCGCTGGTGTCGGGGCGGGAGGGCGGTTCGGGGCTGGGGCTGACACTGGCGCAGACGATCGTGCAGCAGCACCATGGGCTGATCGAATGCGACAGCGTCCCGGGCAGGACCGATTTCAAGATCCTGATCCCGCTGCCCTGA
- the ntrC gene encoding nitrogen regulation protein NR(I) — MKPIWIVDDDPSIRFVLEKALLREELPTRSFSHAGEVLQALEAAGEAGPQILISDIRMPGGSGLELLNKVKQKRPGLPVIVMTAFSDLDSAVAAFQGGAFEYLPKPFDVPHAVELIRRAVQESQREQVAEVRMQEAPEMLGQAPAMQDVFRAIGRLSQSNVTVLVTGESGSGKELVARALHRHSPRADGPFVAINTAAIPKDLLESELFGHERGAFTGAQALRRGRFEQADGGTLFLDEIGDMPFDLQTRLLRVLSDGHFYRVGGHSPVKANVRVIAATHQDLEQRVREGAFREDLFHRLNVIRLRLPALRERREDIPMLARHFLQQSARQLGVEPKRIADAALARLSCFAFPGNVRQLENICHWLTVMAPAQVVEPKDLPPEVLAEPPGAGQAEAGAPQASPPGSNEAAPPAAALEPAAPLPAVVPSQPWEAALEAQARELLASGQPGVWDALTRRFESRLILTALSLTRGRRIEAAQRLGIGRNTITRKIQELDLDE; from the coding sequence ATGAAGCCGATCTGGATCGTTGACGATGACCCCTCCATCCGGTTCGTGCTGGAGAAGGCGCTGCTGCGCGAGGAACTGCCCACGCGCAGCTTCAGCCACGCCGGCGAGGTGCTGCAGGCGCTGGAGGCCGCGGGCGAGGCGGGCCCGCAGATCCTGATCAGCGACATCCGCATGCCGGGCGGCAGCGGGCTGGAACTGCTGAACAAGGTCAAGCAGAAGCGTCCGGGGCTGCCGGTGATCGTGATGACGGCGTTCTCCGACCTCGACAGCGCCGTGGCCGCCTTCCAGGGCGGTGCCTTCGAGTACCTGCCCAAGCCGTTCGACGTGCCGCATGCGGTCGAGCTGATCCGGCGCGCGGTGCAGGAAAGCCAGCGCGAGCAGGTCGCCGAGGTGCGCATGCAGGAGGCGCCCGAGATGCTCGGCCAGGCGCCGGCCATGCAGGACGTGTTCCGCGCCATCGGCCGGCTGTCGCAGAGCAATGTCACCGTGCTGGTCACCGGCGAGTCCGGCTCCGGCAAGGAGCTGGTGGCGCGGGCGCTGCACCGGCATTCGCCGCGCGCCGACGGCCCGTTCGTCGCGATCAACACCGCCGCCATCCCCAAAGACCTGCTGGAGAGCGAGCTGTTCGGGCACGAGCGCGGCGCCTTCACCGGCGCGCAAGCCCTGCGCCGCGGCCGCTTCGAGCAGGCTGACGGCGGCACGCTGTTCCTGGACGAGATCGGCGACATGCCGTTCGACCTGCAGACGCGGCTGCTGCGCGTGCTGTCCGATGGCCACTTCTACCGGGTCGGCGGGCACAGCCCGGTCAAGGCCAACGTGCGGGTGATCGCCGCCACCCACCAGGACCTGGAGCAGCGGGTCAGGGAGGGCGCCTTCCGCGAGGACCTGTTCCATCGCCTGAACGTGATCCGGCTGCGCCTGCCGGCGCTGCGCGAGCGGCGCGAGGACATCCCGATGCTGGCGCGCCACTTCCTGCAGCAGTCGGCCCGGCAGCTCGGGGTCGAGCCCAAGCGCATCGCCGACGCCGCGCTGGCGCGGCTGTCGTGCTTCGCCTTTCCCGGCAACGTGCGGCAACTGGAGAACATCTGCCACTGGCTGACGGTGATGGCGCCGGCCCAGGTGGTGGAACCCAAGGACCTCCCGCCCGAGGTGCTGGCCGAGCCGCCGGGTGCCGGCCAGGCCGAGGCAGGCGCGCCGCAGGCGTCGCCGCCCGGTTCGAACGAGGCGGCCCCGCCGGCAGCGGCCCTGGAGCCGGCCGCTCCGCTGCCGGCGGTCGTGCCGAGCCAGCCCTGGGAAGCGGCACTGGAAGCGCAGGCGCGCGAACTGCTGGCTTCCGGCCAGCCCGGCGTGTGGGACGCATTGACCCGGCGTTTCGAGTCCCGGCTCATCCTCACCGCGCTGTCGCTGACCCGTGGCCGCCGCATCGAAGCCGCCCAGAGGCTGGGCATCGGCCGCAACACCATCACCCGCAAGATCCAGGAACTGGACCTCGACGAGTGA
- the sufB gene encoding Fe-S cluster assembly protein SufB: protein MDTIPVEQPDALAQALAQPYRHGFVTDIESDALPPGLDEDVIREISRRKREPEFLLRWRLAAFERWRAMEVPDWAYLRIEPIDFQALSYYSAPKSLKDGPKSLDEVDPKLLETYEKLNVPLHERARLAGVAVDAVFDSVSVGTTFREKLAEVGVIFCSFSHAVENHPELIERYLGTVVPQGDNFYAALNSAVFSDGSFVYVPAGVRCPMELSSYFRINARNTGQFERTLIIAEPGSEVSYLEGCTAPQRDENQLHAAVVELIAHDDARIKYSTVQNWYPGDERGRGGIYNFVTKRGLAAGKRSRISWTQVETGSAITWKYPSVVLRGEGASGEFHSIAVSNHFQQADTGTKMIHLGPNTTSRIVSKGISAGHAHNSYRGLVRMAPTAAGARNHTQCDSLLIGSHCGAHTFPYVESARADAVVEHEATTTRISEERLFYCQQRGLDPQEATALIVGGFCQSVLEELPMEFALEARSLLAVSLEGAVG from the coding sequence ATGGATACGATCCCTGTTGAGCAACCCGACGCCCTGGCGCAAGCGTTGGCGCAGCCGTACCGGCATGGCTTCGTCACCGACATCGAATCCGATGCCTTGCCGCCCGGCCTGGACGAGGACGTCATCCGCGAGATCTCGCGGCGCAAGCGCGAACCCGAATTCCTGCTGCGCTGGCGGCTGGCCGCCTTCGAGCGCTGGCGCGCCATGGAGGTGCCCGATTGGGCCTACCTGCGGATCGAGCCGATCGACTTCCAGGCGCTGTCGTACTACTCGGCGCCCAAGTCGCTCAAGGACGGCCCCAAGAGCCTGGACGAAGTCGATCCGAAGTTGCTGGAGACCTACGAGAAGCTGAACGTGCCGCTGCACGAGCGTGCCCGCCTGGCGGGCGTCGCCGTCGATGCGGTGTTCGACAGCGTGTCGGTGGGCACCACCTTCCGCGAGAAGCTGGCCGAGGTCGGCGTGATCTTCTGCTCCTTCTCGCATGCGGTGGAGAACCACCCGGAACTGATCGAACGCTATCTCGGCACCGTGGTGCCGCAAGGCGACAACTTCTACGCGGCGCTCAATTCGGCGGTGTTCTCCGACGGCTCCTTCGTCTACGTGCCGGCCGGCGTGCGCTGCCCGATGGAGCTGTCGTCCTACTTCCGCATCAACGCCCGCAACACCGGGCAGTTCGAACGCACCCTGATCATCGCCGAGCCGGGCAGCGAGGTGAGCTACCTGGAAGGCTGCACCGCGCCGCAGCGCGACGAGAACCAGCTGCACGCGGCGGTGGTCGAACTGATCGCCCACGACGACGCCCGCATCAAGTATTCGACGGTGCAGAACTGGTACCCCGGCGACGAGCGCGGCCGCGGCGGCATCTACAACTTCGTCACCAAGCGCGGCCTGGCCGCCGGCAAGCGCTCGCGCATCTCGTGGACGCAGGTGGAGACCGGCTCGGCCATCACCTGGAAGTACCCCAGCGTGGTGCTGCGCGGCGAGGGCGCCAGCGGCGAGTTCCACTCGATCGCGGTGTCCAACCACTTCCAGCAGGCCGACACCGGCACCAAGATGATCCACCTGGGGCCCAACACCACCAGCCGGATCGTCTCCAAGGGCATCAGCGCGGGCCACGCGCACAACAGCTACCGCGGGCTGGTGCGCATGGCGCCGACCGCGGCCGGCGCGCGCAACCACACCCAGTGCGACTCGCTGCTGATCGGCTCGCACTGCGGCGCTCACACCTTCCCCTACGTCGAATCGGCGCGCGCCGACGCCGTGGTCGAGCACGAGGCCACCACCACCCGCATCTCCGAGGAGCGCCTGTTCTATTGCCAGCAGCGCGGCCTCGACCCGCAGGAAGCCACCGCCCTGATCGTCGGCGGCTTCTGCCAGTCGGTGCTGGAGGAGCTGCCCATGGAGTTCGCGCTGGAAGCGCGTTCGCTGCTGGCCGTCTCGCTCGAAGGCGCCGTCGGTTGA
- the sufC gene encoding Fe-S cluster assembly ATPase SufC has product MNTSQPVLQVEELRVAIGDREVLRGASLSIQPGSVAVLMGANGSGKSTLGLALAGHPRYQVKGGSASFAGSDLLAMSVEQRARAGLFLSFQAPPDIPGVKNNLFIRTALNAVRESRGEAPLDAFDFLGEARASAKRVGLPEAMLGRPVNDGFSGGERKRNELLQLALLKPRLAILDEIDSGMDVDGVRGIVDLITALRRQGTAFLIISHYLQMIESLQPDAVLRLAEGRIAQSGGMELAREIARTGYVRTPATAEA; this is encoded by the coding sequence ATGAACACATCCCAACCCGTGCTGCAGGTCGAGGAGCTGCGTGTCGCGATCGGTGACCGCGAGGTGCTGCGTGGCGCCTCCTTGTCGATCCAGCCCGGCTCGGTGGCGGTCCTGATGGGCGCCAACGGCAGCGGCAAGAGCACGCTGGGCCTGGCGCTGGCCGGCCATCCGCGCTACCAGGTCAAGGGCGGCAGCGCGAGCTTCGCCGGATCGGACCTGCTGGCCATGAGCGTGGAGCAGCGCGCCCGCGCCGGCCTGTTCCTGTCGTTCCAGGCGCCGCCCGACATCCCCGGCGTGAAGAACAACCTGTTCATCCGCACCGCGCTGAATGCGGTGCGCGAGTCGCGCGGCGAGGCGCCACTCGACGCCTTCGATTTCCTGGGCGAGGCACGGGCCTCGGCCAAGCGGGTGGGGCTGCCCGAGGCCATGCTGGGCCGCCCGGTGAACGACGGCTTCTCCGGTGGCGAGCGCAAGCGCAACGAGCTGCTGCAGCTGGCGCTGCTCAAGCCCAGGCTGGCGATCCTGGACGAGATCGACTCGGGCATGGACGTCGACGGCGTGCGCGGCATCGTCGACCTGATCACGGCCTTGCGCCGGCAGGGCACGGCCTTCCTGATCATCTCGCACTACCTGCAGATGATCGAATCGCTGCAGCCCGATGCGGTGCTGCGGCTGGCCGAGGGCCGCATCGCCCAGAGCGGCGGGATGGAACTGGCGCGCGAGATCGCCCGCACCGGCTACGTGCGCACGCCCGCCACCGCGGAGGCCTGA
- a CDS encoding SufD family Fe-S cluster assembly protein, which translates to MAHGASNDAVAARNHLAAHGWIAKKAEAFRHLPPPPAELWLGEVTAPIEAPEDGWTLQILDGTTAGVVEARWFDAADAAQRRELFASLPLPADDDAAPFAWAHRALVRRGLRLRLGAGESLLRLDRAPVAAVEAPLLLIELAPGASCVLLEAHAAPLAAPVVQNLQVHVQLAQGARLKHLRHVPAGRADRIAHHLHARLDEDAQYAQALLATGSDYHLQRNVVALQGARAAARIDGVLLADGSTLEQQIVSRHGAPHTRSSAEVLALASGAARVVGNVLTHMAPGCDEAEARQKLAGIPTSGQPRIVLRPHLEIHHDQVQASHGATWGALPEEALFFARQRGLDESAAKALILEGLARAALARGVDDDTLPEALRLDPYLGEAIARHLAGTPAKEAAHG; encoded by the coding sequence ATGGCACACGGGGCATCCAACGACGCAGTCGCCGCGCGCAACCACCTGGCTGCGCACGGCTGGATTGCGAAGAAGGCCGAGGCCTTCCGCCACCTGCCGCCACCGCCCGCCGAGCTGTGGCTGGGTGAAGTGACGGCGCCCATCGAAGCGCCCGAAGACGGCTGGACCCTGCAGATCCTGGACGGCACGACCGCAGGGGTGGTCGAGGCGCGCTGGTTCGACGCCGCCGATGCCGCCCAGCGCAGGGAGCTGTTCGCATCGCTGCCGCTGCCGGCCGACGACGATGCCGCGCCGTTCGCCTGGGCGCACCGGGCGCTGGTGCGCCGCGGCCTGCGACTGCGCCTGGGCGCCGGCGAGAGCTTGCTGCGGCTCGACCGCGCGCCGGTTGCCGCCGTCGAGGCGCCCCTGCTGCTGATCGAACTCGCCCCCGGTGCTTCCTGCGTGCTGCTCGAGGCACATGCCGCGCCGCTTGCAGCACCTGTCGTGCAGAACCTGCAGGTGCACGTGCAGCTGGCGCAGGGCGCCCGCCTGAAGCACCTGCGCCACGTGCCCGCGGGCCGCGCCGACCGCATCGCGCATCACCTGCACGCGCGGCTGGATGAGGATGCGCAGTACGCGCAGGCGCTGCTGGCCACCGGCAGCGACTACCACCTGCAGCGCAACGTGGTGGCGCTGCAGGGCGCGCGCGCAGCCGCCCGCATCGATGGCGTGCTGCTGGCCGACGGCAGCACGCTGGAGCAGCAGATCGTCTCGCGCCATGGCGCGCCGCACACGCGCAGCAGCGCCGAAGTGCTGGCACTGGCCAGCGGTGCCGCGCGCGTGGTCGGCAATGTACTGACGCACATGGCGCCGGGCTGCGACGAAGCCGAGGCGCGGCAGAAGCTCGCCGGCATTCCCACGTCGGGCCAGCCGCGCATCGTGCTGCGCCCGCACCTGGAGATCCACCACGACCAGGTGCAGGCCTCGCACGGTGCCACCTGGGGCGCGCTGCCGGAAGAGGCCCTGTTCTTCGCCCGCCAGCGCGGCCTGGATGAGTCGGCCGCCAAGGCACTGATCCTGGAAGGCCTGGCGCGCGCGGCGCTGGCGCGCGGCGTCGACGACGACACGCTGCCCGAGGCGCTGCGCCTGGACCCCTACCTGGGCGAGGCCATCGCGCGCCACCTGGCCGGCACGCCGGCGAAGGAGGCCGCCCATGGGTGA